In Bradyrhizobium guangdongense, the sequence TCTTGTTCACTGCGGCAAGCACATCATACGCGCGAATACGGGTCCAGTATTGGTACGGATTAGCTGGCATTCCCGATTCTGCCATCATCGTCAGCGTTGATTCGGACATCCGCGGTCCCCTTTGGATCGGGCAAGGCACGTCCTGAGCGAGAAGAGCTCAGCATCAAGAAGCGATGCACGTTCGCGTGGCGTTACCCGTAAGACCCAAGCACTCCAAAGGATTGATCTTCCCATGCACACGATCGTACTGGCCACCCAAAAGGGCGGCAGCGGCAAGAGCACGCTCGCCGTCGGCCTCGCGCTGGCTGCCAAGCAGGCCGGCTTCACCGTCCGCCTGATCGAGACCGACCCGCAGGGCACCCTCTCCAACTGGCAGCGCCGCCGCAACAACGACGATATCGTCGTCGAGCCGATCTATCACGCCGCCGATCTCGCGCCGCGGCTGAAGATGCTGGCCGACAGCGGCCTCCAGCTCGCGATCGTCGATACCGCGGCGGGCCTTTCCGCAGCGACCACCGCCGCGATCCGCTACTCGGACCTCTGCCTGATCCCGGCCCGCCCGAGCGTCGCCGACATCGAGGCGACCGTCTCAACGCTCAGCGTCGCGCGCGCCTGGAAGCGTCCCTACAGCTTCGTGCTGAACCAGACGCCGA encodes:
- a CDS encoding ParA family protein; the protein is MHTIVLATQKGGSGKSTLAVGLALAAKQAGFTVRLIETDPQGTLSNWQRRRNNDDIVVEPIYHAADLAPRLKMLADSGLQLAIVDTAAGLSAATTAAIRYSDLCLIPARPSVADIEATVSTLSVARAWKRPYSFVLNQTPIRGQRIDNAASALAEEAALDLAEVLARPLIVMRNDHQDSLASGLAVSEFAPNGKSTEEIRGLWRWIETRLELEATTNVLIDEVMSAADGMLHAASELAADETTTLAS